A single genomic interval of Hevea brasiliensis isolate MT/VB/25A 57/8 chromosome 4, ASM3005281v1, whole genome shotgun sequence harbors:
- the LOC110638986 gene encoding uncharacterized protein LOC110638986 translates to MMARDVEKMVAVGLVWGATNALMRRGALLWDQRSHKLSSSSLNPPKLHQRLLSSVNDSLSVLLFWQYSVPFLLNLSASATFFALLSDSPISLAVPVTNATTFAATALFGMLLGEETRIGFALMGTGFIVVGVWLCLT, encoded by the coding sequence ATGATGGCAAGGGATGTAGAGAAGATGGTGGCGGTAGGCCTAGTCTGGGGCGCCACCAACGCCTTGATGCGCCGTGGTGCGCTTCTATGGGACCAAAGATCCCACAAATTGTCTTCCTCTTCACTGAACCCACCAAAGCTCCACCAAAGGCTTCTCTCTTCCGTTAATGACTCGCTCAGTGTTCTCTTATTTTGGCAGTACTCTGTCCCCTTCTTGCTCAATCTCTCAGCATCTGCTACTTTCTTCGCTCTATTAAGCGATTCACCGATATCACTGGCTGTTCCCGTTACCAACGCGACTACTTTTGCTGCTACAGCTTTGTTCGGGATGCTTTTAGGGGAGGAGACCCGAATTGGGTTCGCTTTGATGGGTACGGGTTTTATTGTGGTTGGTGTTTGGCTTTGCCTTACGTGA
- the LOC110638987 gene encoding probable xyloglucan endotransglucosylase/hydrolase protein 26 — protein sequence MKISQMGSSRTLLVVLFVFLTAFDLRPVDANFIKSMHFYWGAQHSAVLGNGDELQLVLDQTSGSGIQSKRLFLFGSIQMLIKLVPGNSAGTVTAYYVSSSGDRHDEIDFEFLGNVSGQPYIIHTNIYTQGNGSREQQFYPWFDPTADFHNYTIHWNPSEVVWYVDSVPIRVFRNYESEGIAYPNKQGMRAYSSLWNADNWATRGGLVKIDWNSAPFIARYRTFRARACRWNGPVSISQCASNTPANWWTSPTYSQLSYAKQGQMKWVRDNYMIYDYCKDFKRFNGQIPPECFKPEF from the exons ATGAAAATTTCTCAAATGGGGAGTTCAAGAACTTTGTTGGTAGTTCTATTCGTCTTTCTAACAGCATTTGATCTTAGGCCAGTTGATGCCAACTTCATCAAAAGCATGCATTTCTACTGGGGAGCTCAGCATTCTGCAGTTCTGGGCAACGGAGATGAGCTTCAACTTGTATTGGATCAAACATCAG GGTCAGGTATTCAATCAAAGCGGTTATTCCTGTTTGGAAGCATTCAGATGTTAATCAAGTTGGTACCTGGGAACTCAGCTGGAACCGTCACTGCCTACTAT GTATCTTCTAGTGGGGACAGACATGATGAGATAGACTTCGAGTTCTTAGGGAATGTCTCAGGCCAACCATACATCATCCATACAAACATCTATACTCAAGGAAATGGAAGCAGGGAGCAGCAATTCTACCCCTGGTTTGACCCAACTGCAGACTTCCACAACTACACTATTCATTGGAACCCTTCAGAAGTTGT GTGGTATGTTGACAGTGTGCCGATCCGTGTGTTCCGTAATTACGAGAGTGAGGGCATTGCTTATCCAAACAAACAAGGTATGAGGGCATACTCCAGCCTATGGAATGCTGATAACTGGGCAACTAGAGGTGGGCTGGTTAAGATTGATTGGAATAGTGCACCTTTCATAGCAAGATACCGCACATTTAGGGCAAGGGCTTGCAGGTGGAATGGACCAGTCAGTATCAGTCAATGTGCTTCCAATACACCTGCTAACTGGTGGACATCACCAACATACAGTCAGTTGAGTTATGCAAAGCAGGGTCAGATGAAGTGGGTAAGAGACAACTACATGATCTACGATTACTGCAAGGATTTTAAAAGGTTCAATGGACAGATACCACCAGAATGTTTTAAACCAGAGTTCTAA
- the LOC110638989 gene encoding aldehyde oxidase GLOX1-like, whose protein sequence is MTIIIKSLFILPLFFVSGFANLLPQPNVFQLFNQKHVLGPHELFGNPFGNPNDYKAVQIPDDFGTPIGSGEDVAVPVRNKPQRATPDAPLATLGYKGAWELVSQSSGVSAMHAILLPKIDKVLMYDATIWKISQLPLPKGECRVLNKTTGEKDCWCHSLLFDINTSKLIPLELHTDTWCSSGGLDVNGNLVSTGGYQGGANTVRYLGTCEGCNWREYPTALADRRWYSTQAELPDGGFIVVGGREAFSYEYIPAEGKSNAKPYFFDFLRQTSDPEENNLYPFVYLSTDGNVFIFANSRSVLLNPKSNKIVRELPDLPGGHRSYPASGMSALLPIKLHSENQMQVSAEVLICGGSAHKDSYSKAEKQVFYTALQDCARIKITDKNPVWRRELMPTPRIMGDMMILPTGEVLILNGAKRGASGWGFARQPNLAPVLYSPRAKRGERFTELAPSTIPRMYHSTSAVLPDGKVLVGGSNTNNGYIYDAMYPTELRIEKFSPPYLNPAVAMRRPVITSVLENLNYGGSIEVKIKLTGFQVQQQDIKVTMYAPAFTTHGVSMNQRLIDLGLKEVQSNDKLGSHNIVAATPPSGNIAPPGYYMLSAVYQGVPSVAKWVQIK, encoded by the exons ATGACAATCATAATAAAATCTTTGTTCATTCTCCCTCTATTTTTTGTTTCTGGTTTTGCCAATCTTTTGCCACAGCCAAACGTCTTCCAGCTTTTCAACCAGAAACATGTACTTGGGCCTCATGAATTGTTTGGAAATCCCTTTGGAAATCCTAATGATTACAAGGCCGTGCAAATACCTGATGATTTTGGGACTCCAATAGGTAGTGGTGAAGATGTTGCTGTCCCAGTACGAAATAAGCCCCAACGTGCTACTCCTGATGCTCCTTTGGCAACTCTTGGATACAAAGGAGCATGGGAGCTGGTTTCTCAGAGTTCTGGCGTCTCCGCCATGCATGCAATCTTGCTTCCTAAAATTGACAAGGTCTTGATGTACGATGCCACCATTTGGAAGATATCACAACTCCCGTTACCTAAAGGAGAATGCCGTGTTCTTAACAAAACCACTGGTGAAAAGGATTGTTGGTGCCATTCTCTCTTGTTTGACATTAACACCTCAAAACTTATCCCTCTTGAG CTCCACACGGATACGTGGTGCTCGTCAGGAGGTCTTGACGTTAATGGGAACCTAGTGAGCACTGGTGGGTATCAAGGTGGTGCAAATACTGTTAGATACCTGGGCACATGCGAAGGCTGCAACTGGAGAGAGTATCCAACTGCACTTGCAGATCGTAGATG gtactcaacacaagcagaattaccAGACGGTGGATTTATCGTGGTTGGTGGCCGCGAAGCATTCAGCTACGAGTACATTCCAGCGGAAGGGAAGTCCAATGCGAAACCCTACTTCTTCGATTTCCTCCGCCAAACAAGCGACCCAGAGGAGAACAATTTATACCCATTTGTCTACCTTTCCACCGATGGCAACGTCTTCATCTTCGCCAACAGTCGCTCCGTGCTTCTCAACCCCAAGTCTAACAAGATTGTCCGCGAGTTACCTGACCTCCCTGGTGGGCATCGCAGCTACCCCGCCTCTGGAATGTCCGCTCTCCTCCCAATAAAACTTCACTCCGAGAATCAAATGCAGGTTTCAGCAGAAGTCTTGATTTGTGGCGGTTCTGCACACAAAGACTCGTATTCTAAAGCAGAGAAACAAGTATTCTATACTGCTCTTCAAGACTGTGCAAGAATTAAAATCACAGATAAAAACCCTGTTTGGAGGAGAGAGCTCATGCCAACACCTCGCATTATGGGTGACATGATGATTCTTCCTACGGGAGAGGTCCTCATACTCAATGGCGCTAAAAGAGGAGCTTCAGGATGGGGTTTTGCCCGACAACCAAATTTGGCCCCAGTTTTATATAGCCCTAGAGCCAAGAGGGGTGAAAGGTTCACTGAGCTAGCACCTTCCACCATTCCAAGAATGTACCATTCGACCTCTGCGGTTCTGCCAGATGGGAAAGTCCTAGTGGGCGGAAGCAACACAAACAATGGCTATATTTATGACGCAATGTATCCTACTGAGCTGAGAATCGAGAAATTCTCTCCACCTTACTTGAATCCTGCCGTGGCAATGAGGAGACCTGTGATTACGAGCGTGTTGGAAAATCTTAATTATGGCGGTAGCATAGAAGTCAAAATCAAGTTAACTGGATTCCAAGTGCAGCAACAAGATATCAAAGTGACAATGTACGCTCCTGCTTTCACTACTCATGGTGTTTCCATGAATCAAAGACTCATCGACTTGGGATTGAAAGAAGTTCAGAGCAATGACAAACTAGGATCCCACAATATTGTGGCGGCCACACCACCAAGCGGCAACATTGCTCCTCCTGGGTATTATATGCTCTCTGCTGTTTACCAAGGTGTCCCCAGCGTTGCCAAATGGGTGCAGATCAAGTGA